In Erigeron canadensis isolate Cc75 chromosome 7, C_canadensis_v1, whole genome shotgun sequence, one DNA window encodes the following:
- the LOC122606652 gene encoding E3 ubiquitin-protein ligase PRT1-like, which yields MEEGVDSEQISDHFTCAVCLDVLYKPVVLVCGHVSCFWCCQHSMHMRSESHCPLCRNGYHHFPAICLTLHFLLKKLYPVSYNRRKLQTLEDEKHSSLGFSPDIDRLMTSEELNHMNDEAQSLSVNNEDGSSVDPSSTDKSNLNEGSSGTCDQVSISDVVCVACTQLLYRPVVLNCGHVYCEACITIPIEGMLRCQVCECRHPSGLPKVCRELDYFLEERFFPEYALRRSTIQVNQQQTQNMISPDEASTQFPKDSFPAEENFLQSHGSKFHHGVGCDMCGMCPIIGERYQCKDCTEKSGYDLCGDCHNSGLNLPGRFNQKHTPSHRLLLVKPDINRNVIYRLLSGQLAVVSSIASRYQSSPANTSPDLPSSLDEDGVSSDTTEYQTDS from the exons ATGGAAGAAGGCGTAGACTCAGAACAGATTTCTGATCATTTCACCTGCGCTGTTTGCCT AGATGTTTTATACAAGCCAGTTGTTTTGG tttgcGGTCATGTGTCGTGTTTCTGGTGTTGCCAACATTCGATGCATATGAGAAGTGAGTCTCATTGTCCGTTATGTAGAAACGGGTATCATCATTTTCCTGCTATCTGTCTGACTTTACATTTTTTGCTCAAGAAGTTGTATCCGGTTTCTTACAATAGACGGAAGTTACAAACGCTTG agGATGAGAAACACAGCTCGTTAGGATTTTCACCGGATATTGACAGACTTATGACAAGTGAAGAATTGAACCATATGAATGATGAGGCCCAATCTTTGAGTGTAAATAATGAAGATGGAAGCTCAGTAGACCCTTCTTCTACGGATAAAAGTAATTTGAACGAGGGCTCGTCTGGAACTTGTGACCAGGTTTCAATCAGTGACGTTGTGTGTGTAGCATGCACTCAGCTACTTTATCGGCCTGTTGTTCTGAACTGTGGTCATG TTTACTGCGAGGCCTGTATCACCATTCCAATTGAGGGAATGCTTAGATGTCAAGTTTGTGAATGCCGGCATCCAAGTGGACTTCCAAAAGTTTGCAGGGAACTTGATTACTTCTTAGAAGAACGATTTTTTCCAGAATATGCTTTGAGAAGAAGCACTATCCAAGTCAATCAACAGCAGACGCAAAATATGATTTCACCAGATG AGGCCAGTACTCAGTTTCCCAAAGACTCATTTCCAGCAGAAGAGAATTTTCTACAGTCGCATGGGTCTAAGTTTCATCATGGTGTTGGCTGTGATATGTGCGGG ATGTGTCCAATAATTGGAGAAAGGTATCAATGCAAAGATTGTACGGAAAAAAGTGGTTATGACCTTTGTGGAGACTGTCACAACTCGGGTTTGAATCTTCCAGGCAGGTTTAATCAGAAACACACCCCATCACACCGCCTCTTGTTAGTCAAGCCAGACATAAATCGAAATGTCATATATCGGCTTTTGAGTGGCCAGCTAGCAGTTGTTTCTTCAATTGCATCTAGATATCAATCCAGTCCTGCTAATACAAGCCCGGATCTTCCATCTTCTCTTGATGAAGATGGCGTCTCATCCGATACCACAGAATATCAAACAGACAGCTGA
- the LOC122606655 gene encoding caffeic acid 3-O-methyltransferase-like, translating into MASLEDHHKMSEEEKGLLRVYQITGGIVLPMVIKTAIELDLFEIMAKTPGGQFSCHDLASSFPRQTQQTPELIERILRFLASESVLTSKYVKDEHGECKMLYGMTAVSNNYVRNPDGTSHAAFLLLIYDKVLVDCWYHLKDAVVEGCIPFDKAHGMNAFEYPAKDNRFNEVFNKGMYDNTRIVMKMILEKYNGFEGVKDLVDVGGGLGANLEIIVSKYPYIKGFNFDLPHVIKDAPPYPGVEHVGGDMFKSVPKGDVIFMKWILHDWDDNNCMKLLKNCWASLPESGKVVVVEAVIPDPESDTGYTDDEVSKTSIVSDMVMLIANPGGKERTTKEYNALAKQAGFGPLKFVCRVSTFWIIEFYKII; encoded by the exons ATGGCCTCACTAGAAGACCATCACAAAATGTCCGAGGAAGAAAAAGGACTTTTAAGAGTGTACCAAATAACTGGTGGGATAGTACTTCCAATGGTCATAAAAACTGCCATAGAACTTGATCTTTTTGAGATTATGGCCAAGACCCCTGGTGGTCAATTTTCTTGTCATGATCTTGCTTCTAGCTTTCCTAGACAAACCCAACAAACCCCGGAGCTAATAGAACGAATTCTGCGGTTTCTTGCTAGTGAATCCGTTCTTACGTCCAAATATGTTAAGGATGAACATGGAGAATGTAAGATGTTATATGGTATGACTGCAGTGTCTAATAACTATGTTCGCAATCCAGACGGGACATCTCATGCTGCGTTTCTTCTCCTTATATATGACAAGGTACTCGTCGATTGTTG GTATCACCTAAAAGATGCAGTGGTTGAAGGATGTATCCCATTTGACAAAGCCCATGGAATGAATGCATTTGAGTACCCTGCAAAAGACAATAGATTCAATGAGGTATTCAACAAAGGCATGTATGACAACACGAGAATAGTGATGAAGATGATTCTTGAAAAGTACAATGGATTTGAGGGAGTAAAAGACTTGGTTGATGTAGGTGGCGGTTTAGGTGCTAACCTTGAGATCATTGTTTCCAAGTACCCTTATATCAAGGGCTTTAACTTCGACTTGCCCCATGTCATCAAGGATGCACCTCCATATCCAG GTGTGGAGCATGTCGGAGGAGATATGTTCAAAAGTGTTCCTAAAGGAGATGTTATTTTTATGAAG TGGATACTGCATGACTGGGACGACAATAATTGTATGAAGCTTCTCAAAAACTGTTGGGCCTCATTGCCAGAGAGTGgtaaggtggtggtggtggaagcAGTCATCCCAGACCCCGAAAGTGATACTGGCTACACCGATGATGAAGTTTCCAAGACTTCCATCGTTAGTGATATGGTAATGTTGATCGCCAACCCAGGTGGCAAAGAGCGAACCACGAAAGAATACAATGCATTGGCTAAACAAGCTGGGTTCGGTCCATTGAAATTTGTTTGTAGGGTTTCTACTTTTTGGATCATTGAGTTCTACAAAATTATTTAA